A single window of Actinoallomurus bryophytorum DNA harbors:
- a CDS encoding TMEM175 family protein gives MDGKRAEAFSDAVFAVAITLLVLELKAPAGEGDLLHRLLTIWPSYLAYVVSFLTIGIMWLNHHTIFTHIVRVDRVLLLLNLLLLMVVAVVPFPTALVGEELAKHLHGDDAKTIMVTYGLVMIAMSICFSALWWYLVFHPRMLSERLETAAVRRSIPRFGAGFAGYVIATFLALVSPLAALILFGVLAVYYAFEHLPVARQLDPDPGAGAG, from the coding sequence ATGGATGGGAAAAGGGCCGAAGCCTTCAGCGACGCCGTGTTCGCGGTGGCGATCACACTGCTCGTACTGGAGCTGAAGGCGCCCGCCGGCGAGGGCGACCTGCTGCACCGCCTGCTGACGATCTGGCCGTCCTATCTGGCGTACGTCGTGAGCTTCCTGACCATCGGCATCATGTGGCTCAACCACCACACGATTTTCACCCACATCGTCCGGGTGGACCGGGTGCTCCTCCTGCTCAACCTGCTGCTGCTCATGGTCGTCGCGGTGGTGCCGTTCCCGACGGCGCTGGTCGGCGAGGAACTCGCGAAGCATCTGCACGGCGACGACGCCAAGACCATCATGGTCACGTACGGCCTGGTGATGATCGCGATGTCGATCTGTTTCTCCGCGCTGTGGTGGTACCTCGTGTTCCACCCGCGGATGCTCAGCGAACGCCTGGAGACGGCGGCCGTACGCCGGTCGATCCCGAGGTTCGGCGCCGGCTTCGCCGGCTACGTCATCGCGACGTTCCTCGCGCTGGTCTCACCGCTGGCCGCGCTGATCCTGTTCGGGGTGCTCGCGGTGTACTACGCCTTCGAGCACCTCCCGGTCGCGCGGCAGCTCGACCCGGACCCCGGTGCCGGCGCCGGGTGA
- a CDS encoding CGNR zinc finger domain-containing protein, giving the protein MGDWVWDGGRLSIDLLNTVRHRARSPRETLRTPADLAVWLREADLPHGEDAVGEAALSAARRLRAAIDALTGVPSAEELAGEVTLPVAVALVNAMAADAPTGPRLALDGARPVAVPPEPSVAAALGRVALDAIDLLTGGERIGVCAADDCGVRFADRSPAQNRQWCSMRRCGNRSKARRHYTRSTT; this is encoded by the coding sequence ATGGGCGATTGGGTGTGGGACGGCGGCCGGTTGAGCATCGACCTGCTCAACACCGTCCGCCACCGCGCTCGCTCGCCCCGTGAGACGCTGCGAACCCCCGCCGACCTGGCCGTGTGGCTACGGGAGGCGGACCTCCCGCACGGCGAGGACGCCGTCGGCGAAGCCGCCCTGAGCGCGGCCCGGAGACTCCGCGCCGCGATCGACGCCCTGACCGGAGTGCCGTCGGCGGAGGAGCTCGCAGGCGAAGTCACCCTTCCGGTGGCGGTGGCACTGGTCAACGCGATGGCGGCTGACGCGCCGACCGGCCCCAGGCTGGCACTGGACGGCGCGCGGCCGGTGGCCGTGCCGCCGGAGCCCTCGGTGGCCGCCGCGCTCGGCCGGGTCGCGCTGGACGCGATCGACCTGCTCACCGGCGGCGAACGCATCGGCGTCTGCGCGGCGGACGACTGCGGCGTCCGCTTCGCCGACCGTTCCCCGGCACAGAACCGGCAGTGGTGCTCCATGCGCCGCTGCGGCAACCGCTCGAAGGCCCGCCGCCACTACACCCGCAGCACGACCTGA
- a CDS encoding sensor histidine kinase yields MRSLNSRLMAGLLAVTAAGMVLMALVSTVVLRGYLMHRVNNQLQAVQRKPALARVGDSVAPARYIILNMAPDGTVRAVSGDDPDPSAALEQAQRMGPGVLRDRAAGGRPFAMGTMRAVARVGQRGRVTVVVAPLGEIRASLVWLIVTELLTSAAILGVLALLGRWLIRRGLAPLSRMATTAHEIAGGGDLRARMEESPSEVGRLAGAINVMLGRIEQAFVARVRSEAKVREFAADASHELRTPLTTIRGYSELYEQGAVDADEAMRRISAESERMRRLVEELLELARLDKGSALTMEHVDLTALARDAVADAAAVEPDRPLTLDAPDSLVALADEGRIRQILANLLANVRAHTPSGTPAVVRLVPTSTAMVIEVADDGPGMTRDEAARAFDRFHHASGGGGSGLGLAIVAAIATAHGGRAMLRSSPGAGTGVRVELPRDREVLEGVVHREHPEQDQRGQR; encoded by the coding sequence ATGAGGTCGCTCAACTCCCGGCTGATGGCCGGTCTGCTGGCGGTCACCGCGGCCGGGATGGTGCTGATGGCGCTGGTCAGCACGGTCGTGCTGCGCGGTTACCTCATGCACCGGGTGAACAACCAGCTCCAGGCCGTGCAGAGGAAACCCGCGCTGGCGCGGGTCGGCGACAGTGTGGCCCCGGCCCGCTACATCATCCTCAACATGGCCCCGGACGGGACCGTGCGCGCGGTCAGCGGCGACGACCCGGATCCGTCGGCCGCCCTGGAGCAGGCACAGCGGATGGGTCCCGGGGTCCTGCGAGACCGGGCCGCGGGAGGCCGGCCCTTCGCCATGGGAACGATGCGCGCCGTCGCCCGTGTCGGCCAGCGCGGTCGCGTCACGGTCGTCGTCGCGCCGCTCGGGGAGATCCGTGCCTCGCTGGTCTGGCTGATCGTCACCGAGCTGCTCACGAGTGCCGCGATCCTCGGCGTGCTGGCGCTGCTCGGACGTTGGCTGATCCGGCGCGGGCTCGCCCCGCTGTCCCGTATGGCCACGACGGCGCACGAGATCGCCGGTGGCGGTGACCTGCGCGCCCGTATGGAGGAGTCACCATCGGAGGTGGGGCGGCTGGCGGGTGCGATCAACGTCATGCTCGGCCGGATCGAGCAGGCGTTCGTGGCGCGGGTGCGTTCGGAGGCCAAGGTACGTGAGTTCGCCGCCGACGCCTCGCACGAGCTACGTACGCCGCTCACCACCATCCGCGGCTACTCCGAGCTGTACGAACAGGGCGCGGTCGACGCGGACGAGGCGATGCGCCGGATCTCCGCCGAGTCCGAGCGCATGCGGCGTCTTGTCGAGGAGCTGCTCGAGCTGGCCCGTCTCGACAAGGGCTCGGCGCTGACGATGGAACACGTCGACCTCACCGCGCTGGCCCGCGACGCGGTGGCCGACGCCGCCGCCGTGGAGCCGGACCGGCCGCTGACGCTGGACGCCCCGGACTCGCTGGTCGCCCTGGCCGACGAGGGCCGGATCCGTCAGATCCTGGCGAACCTGCTGGCCAACGTGCGCGCGCACACCCCGAGCGGGACCCCCGCGGTCGTACGCCTGGTCCCCACGTCGACGGCGATGGTGATCGAGGTGGCCGACGACGGGCCCGGGATGACGCGGGACGAGGCGGCGCGTGCGTTCGACCGGTTCCACCACGCGTCCGGCGGTGGCGGCTCAGGGCTCGGGCTGGCGATCGTGGCCGCCATCGCCACGGCGCACGGCGGGCGGGCGATGCTCAGGTCCTCACCCGGCGCCGGCACCGGGGTCCGGGTCGAGCTGCCGCGCGACCGGGAGGTGCTCGAAGGCGTAGTACACCGCGAGCACCCCGAACAGGATCAGCGCGGCCAGCGGTGA
- a CDS encoding DUF4440 domain-containing protein, giving the protein MDDGTTDTDANLERLVTDFFAAVSFEPGAMPDYTKLYGLFIDGGKLIKNSTEVPEISNVDEFIEPRQKMIDSGELTSFAEFEIGHITEIFGNVAHRMSTYGKRGTMNGAAFAAEGVISTQFILTPHGWKMTSMAWDDERPGLIIPDRYR; this is encoded by the coding sequence TTGGACGATGGGACAACCGACACCGACGCGAATCTGGAGCGGCTGGTGACGGACTTCTTTGCGGCGGTCTCCTTCGAGCCCGGAGCGATGCCGGACTACACCAAGCTCTACGGTTTGTTCATCGACGGAGGGAAGTTAATCAAGAACTCCACCGAGGTGCCGGAGATCTCGAATGTCGATGAATTCATCGAGCCGCGTCAAAAGATGATCGATTCCGGAGAGCTCACGTCATTCGCAGAGTTCGAGATCGGCCACATCACCGAGATCTTTGGCAACGTCGCGCATCGCATGAGCACTTACGGGAAGCGTGGGACGATGAATGGAGCGGCTTTCGCGGCGGAAGGCGTCATCTCCACCCAGTTCATCCTGACACCGCATGGCTGGAAGATGACCTCGATGGCCTGGGACGACGAGCGACCCGGTCTGATCATCCCCGACCGCTACCGCTGA
- a CDS encoding alpha/beta fold hydrolase, whose protein sequence is MPIATVNGIQMYYRLQGEGPLLVLLHGWPQTGHCWRHLVGPLSRAYTVLVPDLRGYGHSDLPRDGHDKRTRAEDLHQLIRVLGHESATVIGHDRGARVAHRWALDHPGDVERLVVMDVIPTREMWRRMDANLARGIWHWLFHLQPDLPELLVGANTGAYLRYLIDAWSHVPLPEEDIAEYVRAFERPGALRAGFDDYRAAFPYDAEHDDADFGRKITMPLLALWGEHSFLQSIDALEIWRDYAEDVGGTVIRDCGHFLAEEHPGAVLDELRTFLPRDI, encoded by the coding sequence ATGCCGATCGCGACGGTCAACGGGATCCAGATGTACTACCGGCTGCAGGGCGAGGGCCCGCTTCTGGTCCTCCTGCACGGCTGGCCGCAGACCGGGCACTGCTGGCGCCATCTCGTCGGGCCGCTCAGCCGCGCGTACACGGTCCTCGTTCCCGACCTTCGCGGGTACGGCCACAGCGACCTGCCGCGAGACGGGCACGACAAACGCACGAGGGCCGAGGATCTGCACCAGCTCATCCGGGTGCTCGGCCACGAGTCGGCGACCGTGATCGGGCACGACCGCGGCGCCCGGGTGGCACACCGCTGGGCGCTCGACCACCCCGGCGACGTCGAACGGCTCGTCGTGATGGACGTCATCCCGACCCGCGAGATGTGGCGCCGGATGGACGCGAACCTGGCCCGCGGCATCTGGCACTGGCTCTTCCACCTCCAGCCCGACCTGCCCGAGCTCCTCGTCGGCGCGAACACCGGCGCCTACCTCCGCTACCTGATCGACGCCTGGTCCCATGTGCCGCTGCCCGAGGAGGACATCGCCGAGTACGTGCGGGCGTTCGAACGGCCGGGTGCGCTCCGCGCCGGGTTCGACGACTACCGCGCGGCCTTCCCGTACGACGCCGAGCACGACGACGCGGACTTCGGCCGGAAGATCACCATGCCGCTGCTCGCACTGTGGGGCGAGCACAGCTTCCTCCAGTCGATCGACGCCCTGGAGATCTGGCGCGACTACGCCGAGGACGTCGGCGGCACGGTGATCAGGGACTGCGGGCACTTCCTCGCCGAGGAGCACCCCGGCGCCGTACTGGACGAGCTCCGTACCTTCCTGCCCCGGGACATCTGA
- a CDS encoding acyl-CoA dehydrogenase family protein has protein sequence MTHVDERTARRVAEEARQTEWELPSFGKQLFLGDFRLDLIHPHPQGSEEMRRKGEEFLSRVREFCETKVDARIIEHDSRIPDDVIKGLKELGALGMKIPEEYGGLGLSQLYYNRALMLFGSASPAIGALLSAHQSIGVPQPVKLFGTEEQRRTYLPRCANEISAFLLTEPDVGSDPARLRTTAVPDGDDYVLDGVKLWTTNGVVADLLVVMARVPESEGHRGGITAFVVEATADGITVENRNAFMGLRGIENGVTRFHKVRVPAANRIGREGKGLKIALTTLNTGRLSLPAMCAGAAKWAAMIAREWSSVRVQWGRPVGEHEAVSSKIAFIAATSYALEAMLDLSSSLADEERGDIRIEAALAKLYSSEMGFLIADELMQIRGGRGYETAESLAARGERGVPVEQLARDMRINRIFEGSSEIMRLLIAREAVDAHLSVAGDIIDPEADLTRKAAAVRKAGGFYAKWLPTLVTGAGQRPGSYAEFGSLAKHLRYVERTSRKLARSVFYAAGRWQGKLERKQGFLGRMVDIGAELFAMSAVCVRAKADDRPEAYELAEAFCAQAQVRITELFERMWHNTDDLDAKLAKQVMAGRYTWQEEGVIDPSIPGPWIAAAEPGPSEADNVHRTVG, from the coding sequence GTGACACACGTTGACGAACGCACGGCCCGTCGCGTGGCCGAGGAGGCCCGCCAGACCGAGTGGGAGCTCCCCAGCTTCGGCAAGCAGCTCTTCCTCGGCGACTTCCGGCTGGACCTGATTCATCCGCATCCCCAGGGTTCGGAGGAGATGCGGCGTAAAGGAGAGGAATTCCTCTCCCGGGTACGGGAGTTCTGCGAGACCAAGGTGGACGCCCGGATCATCGAACACGACTCACGCATCCCGGATGACGTGATCAAGGGCCTGAAGGAGCTGGGCGCCCTCGGGATGAAGATCCCGGAGGAGTACGGCGGTCTCGGGCTCAGCCAGCTCTACTACAACCGGGCGCTGATGCTCTTCGGCTCGGCGAGCCCGGCGATCGGCGCGCTCCTGTCGGCCCACCAGTCGATCGGCGTGCCGCAGCCCGTGAAGCTGTTCGGCACCGAGGAGCAGCGGCGCACGTACCTGCCCCGCTGCGCGAACGAGATCAGCGCGTTCCTGCTGACCGAGCCGGACGTCGGCTCGGACCCGGCGCGGCTGCGTACGACCGCGGTCCCGGACGGGGACGACTACGTCCTGGACGGGGTGAAGCTCTGGACCACCAACGGCGTGGTCGCGGACCTGCTCGTCGTGATGGCACGCGTACCCGAGTCCGAAGGGCACCGCGGCGGCATCACCGCGTTCGTCGTCGAGGCGACCGCGGACGGGATCACCGTGGAGAACCGCAACGCCTTCATGGGCCTGCGCGGGATCGAGAACGGCGTGACGCGCTTCCACAAGGTACGCGTGCCCGCGGCGAACCGGATCGGCCGTGAGGGCAAGGGGCTGAAGATCGCGCTGACCACGCTGAACACCGGGCGTCTCTCCCTGCCGGCGATGTGCGCCGGCGCGGCGAAGTGGGCCGCGATGATCGCGCGTGAGTGGTCCAGCGTCCGGGTGCAGTGGGGGCGCCCGGTCGGGGAGCATGAGGCGGTCTCGTCCAAGATCGCCTTCATCGCCGCGACGTCGTACGCGCTGGAGGCCATGCTCGACCTGTCCAGCTCGCTCGCGGACGAGGAGCGCGGCGACATCCGCATCGAGGCCGCGCTGGCCAAGCTGTACTCCTCGGAGATGGGCTTCCTGATCGCCGACGAGCTCATGCAGATCCGCGGCGGACGCGGTTACGAGACGGCCGAGTCGCTCGCCGCGCGCGGCGAGCGCGGTGTGCCGGTGGAGCAGCTCGCGCGGGACATGCGCATCAACCGGATCTTCGAGGGCTCGTCGGAGATCATGCGGCTGCTCATCGCCCGCGAGGCCGTGGACGCGCACCTGTCGGTGGCCGGGGACATCATCGATCCCGAGGCGGACCTGACGCGCAAGGCGGCCGCCGTACGCAAGGCCGGCGGGTTCTACGCCAAGTGGCTGCCGACACTGGTCACGGGCGCGGGACAGCGGCCGGGCTCGTACGCGGAGTTCGGGTCGCTGGCCAAGCACCTGCGCTACGTCGAGCGCACCTCACGCAAGCTGGCGCGTTCGGTGTTCTACGCGGCCGGCCGCTGGCAGGGCAAGCTCGAGCGCAAGCAGGGCTTCCTCGGCCGGATGGTCGACATCGGCGCCGAGCTGTTCGCGATGAGCGCGGTCTGCGTGCGCGCCAAGGCCGACGACCGGCCGGAGGCCTACGAGCTGGCCGAGGCGTTCTGCGCCCAGGCACAGGTGCGGATCACCGAGCTGTTCGAGCGGATGTGGCACAACACGGACGATCTCGACGCCAAGCTCGCCAAGCAGGTCATGGCCGGCCGGTACACCTGGCAGGAGGAGGGCGTCATCGACCCGTCCATCCCGGGTCCTTGGATCGCCGCGGCCGAGCCCGGCCCGTCCGAGGCGGACAACGTCCACCGGACGGTGGGCTGA
- a CDS encoding ATP-binding protein, with translation MRAHEVSPAFVGREPELSTLTDAFGRARNGTPGAVLLGGEAGGGKTRVVGEFAERAQKDALVLAGGCLELSTAGFPYAPFTAALRQLVREAGAAEIATLMPRDGARDLARLLPEFGEPPADRDPDSARARLFEQMLVLLEHLAERRPLVLVIEDAHWADRSTRDLLIFLLRNLRHTAVLVVITFRSDELHRGHPMRSVIAELERIEGVVRIDLPRLTRAETAGQLAGILGRVPEQRLIDMVYERSSGIPLLVEATADHPTAGMPQSVRDLVLVGVNQLSEDTQDLLRLASTGGVRFGHAVLSEVSGLGDTALASALRPAVDANVLVADEEAYAFRHALIWEAIHDDLLPGEHGRAHRRFAEALEADPSRSLAGRPAVEITMHWVRAHDHERALPSAWKAAAESASAFAYAEQLQLLERVLELWDRVPDAEARIGEDHVNVLRRAAQAAGACGEPERGLAFVRAALAEVDEKTDPERVALLLRRRAALTYVLGRTGGVEDLRRAERLVPEASVVRAEVLAPLGRTLMLLGRHDEARPISEETLALADRFGDDCTAADALNNLAIGEGVDGRFAEGLDRLRVALARAERAGDGDTRLRSLVNMSDSLEATGESEAAIEIAQQGVTLAEALGLARTKGNFAANNLTEGQISLGHWDDAIGTFERIMELSPTPGLRGQHLLNRGAIAVARGETEVATRTVDELQALYAADDPYPQQVLPLASLVIEWRLAEGDVPGAIEATRHAITEQELDRDARHTWPILVAGIRACIAGPDDAVADKLRAIAAETPAYGSVMEARRATFAAESARAAGVLDRPAWEAVVSAWDELRRPYPLAYALLRAAEAAVADDDRDEAAALLTRAVGLTGRLGARPLRAEIDLLARRTRLTVGGGAASGGAAGRAAFGLTAREQEVLRLVALGRSNRDIAEELFISAKTASVHVSNILAKLGVSSRGEAAATAHRLRLT, from the coding sequence GTGCGCGCACATGAGGTGAGCCCCGCCTTCGTCGGCCGCGAGCCCGAGCTCTCGACGCTCACCGACGCCTTCGGACGCGCCCGTAACGGCACTCCCGGGGCCGTTCTTCTCGGCGGCGAGGCCGGCGGTGGCAAGACACGGGTGGTCGGCGAGTTCGCCGAGCGCGCGCAAAAGGACGCGCTCGTGCTGGCCGGCGGCTGCCTCGAACTCAGCACGGCCGGCTTCCCGTACGCGCCGTTCACCGCGGCGCTGCGGCAGCTCGTACGGGAGGCCGGCGCCGCGGAGATCGCCACACTGATGCCCCGCGACGGCGCCCGCGACCTGGCGCGGCTGCTCCCGGAGTTCGGGGAGCCGCCCGCCGACCGCGACCCGGACAGCGCGCGTGCCCGGCTGTTCGAGCAGATGCTCGTGCTGCTCGAACACCTCGCCGAACGCCGCCCTCTGGTCCTGGTCATCGAGGACGCGCACTGGGCCGACCGGTCCACCCGCGACCTGCTGATCTTCCTCCTCCGCAACCTGCGGCACACCGCCGTCCTCGTGGTCATCACGTTCCGATCCGACGAGCTGCACCGCGGCCATCCGATGCGGTCGGTCATCGCCGAGCTCGAGCGGATCGAAGGGGTCGTACGCATCGACCTGCCGCGCCTGACGCGCGCCGAGACGGCCGGGCAGCTCGCCGGCATCCTCGGCCGCGTCCCCGAGCAGCGGCTCATCGACATGGTCTACGAGCGCAGTTCCGGCATCCCGCTGCTCGTCGAGGCGACCGCCGACCATCCCACGGCCGGCATGCCGCAGTCCGTACGCGACCTGGTCCTCGTCGGCGTGAACCAGCTGTCCGAGGACACCCAGGACCTGTTGCGCCTGGCCAGCACCGGCGGGGTGCGGTTCGGGCACGCGGTGCTGTCGGAGGTCTCCGGTCTGGGCGACACGGCGCTGGCATCGGCACTCCGCCCGGCCGTGGACGCGAACGTGCTCGTCGCCGACGAGGAGGCCTACGCGTTCCGGCACGCCCTGATCTGGGAGGCGATCCACGACGACCTGCTGCCCGGCGAGCACGGCCGGGCCCACCGGCGGTTCGCCGAGGCGCTCGAGGCCGACCCGTCGCGGAGCCTGGCCGGGCGCCCCGCCGTGGAGATCACCATGCACTGGGTGCGGGCCCACGACCACGAGCGCGCGCTGCCCTCGGCCTGGAAGGCGGCCGCCGAGTCGGCCTCGGCGTTCGCGTACGCCGAGCAGCTGCAGCTGCTCGAACGCGTTCTGGAGCTGTGGGACCGGGTGCCCGACGCCGAGGCGCGGATCGGCGAGGACCACGTCAACGTCTTGCGCCGGGCCGCACAGGCCGCCGGCGCCTGCGGCGAGCCGGAACGCGGCCTGGCGTTCGTACGCGCCGCGCTCGCCGAGGTCGACGAGAAGACCGACCCCGAACGCGTCGCGCTGCTGCTCCGGCGGCGGGCCGCGCTCACCTACGTTCTCGGCCGCACGGGTGGCGTGGAGGACCTGCGCCGAGCGGAGCGGCTCGTACCCGAGGCCTCGGTCGTCCGCGCCGAGGTGCTGGCGCCGCTGGGCCGTACGCTCATGCTCCTCGGCCGGCATGACGAGGCGCGCCCGATCAGCGAGGAGACCCTGGCCCTGGCCGACCGCTTCGGCGACGACTGCACGGCCGCGGACGCGCTGAACAACCTGGCCATCGGCGAGGGGGTCGACGGCCGCTTCGCCGAGGGGCTGGACCGGCTGCGCGTCGCCCTCGCCCGTGCCGAACGCGCCGGGGACGGCGACACGAGGCTCCGGTCGCTGGTCAACATGTCCGACTCACTCGAGGCGACCGGCGAGTCCGAGGCGGCGATCGAGATCGCCCAGCAGGGGGTCACGCTGGCCGAGGCGCTCGGCCTGGCCCGTACCAAGGGAAACTTCGCGGCGAACAACCTGACCGAGGGGCAGATCTCGCTGGGGCACTGGGATGACGCGATCGGGACGTTCGAACGGATCATGGAGCTCTCGCCGACGCCGGGCCTGCGCGGCCAGCATCTGCTGAACCGCGGCGCGATCGCCGTCGCCCGCGGTGAGACCGAGGTCGCCACCAGGACCGTCGACGAGCTTCAGGCGCTGTACGCGGCGGACGACCCGTACCCGCAGCAGGTGCTCCCGCTGGCCAGTCTGGTCATCGAGTGGCGGCTCGCCGAGGGCGACGTCCCCGGCGCCATCGAGGCGACGCGGCATGCCATCACCGAACAGGAGCTGGACCGCGACGCCCGCCACACGTGGCCGATCCTGGTGGCCGGCATACGGGCGTGCATCGCCGGGCCGGACGACGCGGTCGCGGACAAGCTGCGTGCCATCGCCGCCGAGACGCCGGCGTACGGCTCGGTCATGGAGGCGCGGCGCGCGACCTTCGCCGCCGAGTCCGCACGGGCGGCCGGCGTCCTCGACCGGCCGGCGTGGGAGGCCGTGGTGAGCGCCTGGGACGAGCTGCGGCGCCCGTACCCGCTGGCGTACGCGCTGCTGAGGGCGGCTGAGGCCGCCGTCGCGGATGACGACCGTGACGAGGCGGCGGCGCTGCTGACCCGCGCGGTCGGACTGACCGGCCGCCTGGGCGCCCGGCCGCTGCGCGCCGAGATCGACCTGCTGGCCCGGCGTACGCGGCTCACGGTGGGTGGGGGCGCGGCCTCCGGCGGTGCCGCCGGCCGGGCGGCCTTCGGCCTGACCGCGCGGGAGCAGGAGGTCCTGCGGCTGGTCGCCCTGGGCCGCAGCAACCGGGACATCGCCGAGGAGCTGTTCATCTCCGCCAAGACGGCCAGCGTGCACGTGTCCAACATCCTCGCCAAGCTGGGCGTGTCCAGCCGGGGAGAGGCCGCCGCCACCGCCCATCGCCTCCGTCTCACCTGA